The stretch of DNA ccctagATGCGCATCCCACAAATccccatcaactgcaagatgctattctATCAATacgggccaacatttctaaagaatgctttcagcaccttgttgaatcaatgccacatagacagttctgaaggtgaaagggggtcaaacacagtattagtatggtgttcctaataatcctttaggtgagtgtataaagGTATATAAAGGTTGTGTAGTATAATCCAAGACATTTTTATGAGCTAAAATGTTTCCACAAAGCGGTGAACAGGAACTGTTGTGTTTGCAAATCCTCTAAACATTCCTGAAATAGCTTCTAGTTTATGCAGAGGAAAAGCAACTTATGAAAAGTATTGTTCCAAGATATTATACAATGTTAAGAGTTGGATTAGATCATTCTTAACATAATTCCCATGTCTTTGTCTGTCAAAAGGTGTGGTGATCCACTGTTAGGCAACCCAAGTTTGACTCAAACCCGTCATAGGACTCACTTGCAGAAGAGCACAGAGGCTTTACATCAGTATCATCACTACAGAGATGTGGATCTGGTGCTGGCGGCAGAGGGGCTTCGTTTGGCTCTCTCCAGTCTGGGCAGGATCACCGGTAAAGTTGGTGCTGAGGAAATACTGGATGTGATTTTTAAAGACTTTTGCATTGGGAAATAGACTCGTACTTTGTAACACCCATCTAAACAGATCTTTGTGAGGAGTAAATGTCTTGACTTTAAATACATGACACATGATTTATTCATTTAACACTGTTGGATGCTTTTGAAAGGTTTACAAGGGGAGTGGATGCTCACATAGAATccaaaaaaaagacaaaccaacaCTGAAATAAAGATATTAAGGGTTGAAGAACATGAGGGgaggtaaatgatgacaaaacttttcatttttgggtgaactatccctttaatgtccatttattaatgtgttattttaaacattaaaaacttgACCAATCCAAACAGTTAAAAGAAGAGCTCAGGaaaagcattatttttattgcatatGGGAGGCAAAGTTTCAAATCTCAGCTTTTCTGTAAAAACAATCAAATTTCCTCCCAAATGTCCCTGTTGAAGGGAATGACTTCACACCAACCTTGGCAAGAGGAGACCTTATTTGTTCCTCGTACGTTCTCATCTAACAGCGTTCTCCCCTGCTGTAGGAAGGAGATGTTCAGAAATGCTCCCAAAGGCCCTTTGTTTTGCTGTCAGTCCCacattcatttaaatatttatgcgAGTTCACTGAACTCTTTAACCGTTTGCATTGCCTTCTGTTTTCCTcttattcatgatgctgttgtTTTTGGTGATTAGTAAGGTTAAAAGGGTTTCATAAATCTCTATGGTTTTGCTGTACTGTAGGGGTTGGCAATGAGGCCAGTGGTTATGGGAAACTGGCTTGGATAGTACAAAAtccattttatatatatatatatatatatatatatatatatatatatcagggctccagactaacttttttcactgggagcacagtggcccccaactgaaaattttaggggcacaaccagaaaatttaggggcacataccgtaaatcaacatgctaaccaaatatccgtatttctactaagtaatacactgtattactaataaatactttgatgatagatgcagaaaatacaatgtgctgttttaaattcagtgtcacattacAAAGAAgtgtcaaatttactggtcacACATGTgtgactggatgtaaaattcagtggcacactctcaaattccatttggtggcagtctggagccctatatatatatttatatttatatttatatatatatatatatatatatatatatatatatatatatatatatatatatatatatatatatatatatatattatatatatatatatatatatatatatatatatttgtgtgtgtgattcAACAGCAGTGAAGTTGGCAGTACATACTTAttcttataaaaaatatatatatttttaatttgtttatttatttaaagactcAGATCAACATTTTAATGTACAAACAGATTTAGGAATGTCATTAAATTTtacaaatggtttaaaaaaaaatcactgaaacacacatttaaaataataaattgtaaGGATATTGTATACAAAGAGTTgtgttttttcacatttaacacAATCTGACACTCTTAGccgcagtttcctggacagggtttagatttaGGACTTGGCAaagtcatttttacaaacataccgtACATAAAACAATAATGATGTCAGTATTGAGACAAAACACTGGGAACAATGGGAAACCGCGCCTTAATGTTCAACATTAACTAATACTGTGATTTCATCTCATGCTTTATAACATCTAATTATAAAGCCAACATTTTTAGCTCTTCACCACTCAAcagcttataactacttcatgGCTCATAACACTTAAATATAACTATACAAAACATTTCAGAACATAACAATTTACAATGATCCACAGCGACAACATTATTTACAGTAAAGATCACAAACAGTCTCAAAACACAGGAAAGTCCCACGCACGAGGCTCAAAGACGTTCTGAACACAGAGTTTCGGATCATTCGCTTCTCCACACCCAACCTGTGGAAGAGAAAAGGCACGCGCACGTATAACTATTTTAGATGTGTCATCAAACAAGCATGTTTTTCCTCTGTTTTGTTATAGTATAATATTTGATATAAGTATATTTAGTCTAGCAGATGCGTCAACTGAATGATTTCCAAATAACATGTTTTCCTCTTTAAAGGGCAGCTTTGTCCTTTGTTACTTATATAGGGTCATACAAAATCCCTTTACGACAGGCCTTTCTATAAATCTGCTTCCGGAGAGTTTACAATATCTGCTATAAGGAAGTGATTGTTATTCATGATGTCATCATGCTGGACCTTCTGAAAAAATCTATTCTTTTATTTCTTAAGATTTCAGTCATGCTGCAGATCAACCTACATTTATAACATATTTACataagtttttatttgtttgatttCAATAAAGATCATGTGGACACAAACACTTTTAAAATACAGGCGCTACAAAAAGATCTTCATTGCAATGCTGTAGTAGAACCATGTTTTGGTTCCCCAAAAAGCATTCTCTagtccagtggttctcaaactttttcggcgtgcggccccccttgtataCAGTGCATCCCTACGTggccccccccaaagaaaatgtatgacataaaacatttcaaaacacaatatttgaatgtaacaaagcatattacattttacaatgTAGTGCCGTTGGTTAGTAACCTTATTTTgagatttaattacacagaatttatgataaattaatttattttataaaatgtcagaaaactggggccccctggcaccatctcagggcCCCCCAGGGGGCcacggaccccagtttgagaaccactgctctagtctaaagaaccttttgtgaaacagagatttttttttatttgataatcCACTTTAGACAGTCTAATAACtatataagtaactttgcaactacttgcCATCTAACATTTATTAAAGTATTAGTGGACTGTTAAgggtacactttaaaaataaaatctatgttgcacttaaaattttaagtttaatcaactcgaatttacaattcattacttttttgattagtcttgcattttataattgaatgaaatgttaatatatttttaaatgttaatatacacAAATAAAGCTGCTGAAGTGAAAAACatcttaaattatttatttttaaagtgttaACTTTTAGGAAATAACTATACAAATGGGAAATTTAATTTAGCTGTACTCTAATGTTTAAGTTAATTCAATGAAAAGACCACATTAGGGCAACTCAATTAAATTGAGTTATTTTCCCCATTACTCAATTAAACTGAAAGAATCACTTTCCGCAAATCATTTAAGTAGTCTAAACTCAAATTATTTGAGTTGAGGTCAACTTAATTAAACTGAGTTATCATTTTCCCCATTACTCAACTAAACTGAGAGAATCACTTTCCTCAAATCATTTAAGTAGTCTTAACTTATCAGGGTTTACAGTGTAAGGAGTTGCTTaagcttaagttatttcaacttatagcaactcctcaagaaagtttaaatgaattgtaaagtcaagttgattaaacttaaaaatttgaGGGCAACAAGGGGGTTTAAGGTTAGTAGAATAAGTCAACATGTTGCAAAGATAAttgttggctaatttgtatgaatttgtacaaagtAAATTAGACGATTATCagtaaaaacaataatgaaaccccacccccaATCCTACTCCTAACCCAAACGACACATGGGGCAAAAGCATCTTTGTACAATAACATACAAATGTAGTCGtgtaaattaatacaaattatcCACCTCATAAAACATTGTTTCCCAACCAAGGGGCTGGGCCAACGGGGGGTCTCAGCAGATTTCCAAGGGGGCCTTAAGTTGActtaaatttattaaaaattggacaaaacaagcattaaatgtttcttatttttGGGCCATGTCTAGTCATTCCGTCTGTCTAGTCATTCCAAGCTCTAGTtaattttatttggaaaaattTTGTGAGTCGGGGGGTCTTTAATTGTGGTTGTGGGCAACTAGGAGGCCTTGAAGTGATAAAGGTTGGgagacatacagtatatatcgacaaattgccatgagattgtttTGTACTTATaatcagttgaatgtctgtgaTCAGCACAATAAAATATTTGCAAATATAAAGCAGGCAATCTATAACTATGACTGGATGTGTACAAgaagttgcaaagttacttggagttagtaaaatgtctaaagtggactactaaaataaagtgttaccatttttttctggaaccatacagccaaaatggttcttctgtatcatcatttatcacctTTATAGTGCACACTTTAAGCATTTcccttttttaaaaatgaacctttaacatccacagaacCTATGGCATCTGTTGCCGGTTGTGCTTTTGTTGCACACAATGTTATCTGTTGTGGAGGAAGGTCCTACAGGCTATTAGAAAGTAAGAaggcaatgttttttttaagaaccTTCGATTTAAtagtataaaaaataaaaatgattatttctaacacttttattttgaaaagtgtTTGTATGGCAGAGTGGTGCCtacattttaaatttgtctCATACAGTGTCGTTCCCTTACCTTTAACATTTAGTGTCCTCTAGAAGATTCAGTGGGTTTGCTGTCCCGATGCCTGAAGGCCACCAGATCTGGACTGAAAGAACAAAGTTTGCGTGAGAGATTGCATACAGCACGGCCTACAACATTGAAACAAGTATAATTGCCTAAAATCCTTTTACCGATTGTACGcagcttttttgcatagttataATAGTGGCGTCTTTCACAGTCATTTGGGCGTCTAGTAAATCTTTGGCTTCCCTCAATCTGGTTTGTTCTTTGAGCAGCTGCTCCAGTTGTCTATCATACGTCTGCTGGGCGTCTTGTAAACGTTTACTACTCGTCTCCGAATCTTCCTTCCTACCCGCCGTGCACGTGCTCAGTTCGGCAGTCAGGCGCTTGTTCTGTACCTCCAGCCGACTGCTTTGGGACTGAATGGCCGATATCTGTTGACCCACCCTTTCGAGGTAACTCTGAAACTTGTCCTCTACCTGGCGGGACAGGTTGGTGCAGTTGGATCGAATCTTCTCTAATTGTTCGTGCTGTTTCTGGCAGGTGAGGTGAAACGTGAGTGAATGCGGGAAGAAGTTGTCGATCTTGGTTAGGAATGAGCTCGTGACCGTCTGGATGCCTTGTAGGGATTCTGCGAAGTCGTCTTTGCATTTCTTGATGAAAATGTCATGCTGGGATTTTAAATCGATGTTTTCCTGTCTGAGCTGTATGGTGGTGCTGTGGTATTCGTTTTTATCTTTCACCGTGTTGTCCAGTTCTGCTTTTAGGTACTGAACCGTCTGGCTGAAGTTGCTCTGAAGGATTACATAAAGAGCTTTCTGCTGATCCAGAAGATTCTGCATGTTCCTCAAATCACCTGAGAAGATTAAACTACAGGTCACTTGCAGAAATATAACCAGTTATTCATTAAAAACAGCTTAAACCAGGTAAGCATGATGGTCTATAAGCGTTATCAGGGTAGagtctaaaaaatgctgggttattttcaaaccaAAATGGGACAGATGCTGGcttgtttcaacccattgttgggtcatatataaacaaatataagCTAAACGTCTGGGCTCATCTCTcgagttaaaaataacccagaatttttaagagtgtactttACTTAACCAGCAAAGCACCTTGGGCTGTTTTAAGATGTATTATGCTGTTTTATAAGTATGAAGTAAACTCACCACTTTGAGGGTTGCTCGGTGGACACGGGACTGGATTAATTCGAGTGGTCGCCTGTTTCAGTTTATTCATCTCACATTGACTCTGTAAAACATCCAGTCAAATATACTTTAAATCACTTCAA from Paramisgurnus dabryanus chromosome 14, PD_genome_1.1, whole genome shotgun sequence encodes:
- the plvapb gene encoding plasmalemma vesicle associated protein b, whose product is MYNNYSRATLGLEAKRIQRAKGKSCGYYMRIVFFFSSLIQSLIIVSLVLFLVYGQPEKTAEEKRVEELEIGFNKLFTDNTKLRKEKADLTGALKTKTGEKDAADKEIAKLKTDLNVSIARGKNWQQSLSQCEMNKLKQATTRINPVPCPPSNPQSGDLRNMQNLLDQQKALYVILQSNFSQTVQYLKAELDNTVKDKNEYHSTTIQLRQENIDLKSQHDIFIKKCKDDFAESLQGIQTVTSSFLTKIDNFFPHSLTFHLTCQKQHEQLEKIRSNCTNLSRQVEDKFQSYLERVGQQISAIQSQSSRLEVQNKRLTAELSTCTAGRKEDSETSSKRLQDAQQTYDRQLEQLLKEQTRLREAKDLLDAQMTVKDATIITMQKSCVQSSRSGGLQASGQQTH